ttttcttgtttatttgcaagAGAATGAGCACTGGAATGTTGAGAGCGGGATCGTCTCGCCGATCGAAAACAAAGTCCCCTTACGCGAGACCTGCTCGATCAACACGATCCATGCCGGCCACGGACCAAGCACGTGGCCCCGCACTGGCCACAGACCAAGCACGTGCTACAGACCCCACCCTGCCCACAGATCAAGCTACGACGACAAGTGTCCAAAACATCCCCCAAGTTCCAAGCAGTGTCCCTAATGCCTGTGGAATGTATAGCTCACCGCCTGCGCAGATGTCAACTATGCCTGCGTTAGAGCCTCAACACAGTCAACTGCAAGGAACCAGTATGTCTACTGTAACATCACCTCTGGTGGCTCAACACGGTACGCATATTAATCCGCTAGTTAGCATTACATCTGATCTTGGTGCTAATGTTTTACTGTCAACACATGAAAAAATCTGGAATAATGAATACATTGATCTAGCAAAGTTATTGCATTCAGACCCTGCAGCTGAAAATCAACAGCTTCTTGTATTAGAAGATGGGCAAATTAAGATTACAAACAAAtcaaaagataagaaaatagCTTCCATTTCCGAATGGACagatgcaattttaatttatgCTGCTATATATCTGAAAAGGTTTCCCCAGCATGTCCAGGGTATAATCAAGTATATAAGTTCAATAAGACTAGGGGCATCACGCTCCACAACAATGGGGTGGAGGGACTATGACATACAGTTTCGGTTGAGAAGGGCAAAGAACCATTTGATTAATTGGGAAAACATTGATGCAGAATTGTGGTTATTATATATGGGTCAGGGATCTGTGCCTGAACGGAAGCCTGCTTATAGCTTGCACCAGCACAAGCGCTGTTATGATTTCAATTTGAAGGGTTCCTGTCTCAAAAGAGATTGTAGATTTTCACATAATTGTCTTAAATGTGGTCAAAACCACCCCTCCATTACCTGTTCCAATATTCAAACCACCCATAATACTAGTATGTCCAAAAAGGTTTCCCACAGTGTAGGTCAACAAGGCAATGCCAATTTTCATGCGACTAGATTTCCGAGGCCATTTCGTCAATAAGCATTCAAGTCTTTGGGATTTAGGTTACACCCCAGTCAATGTTTCTGCATTAACCACTTTGTTACAAAACTATCCAAACAAAACTGTAGTAGATCAGCTGTTACATGGGTTTACATTTGGTTTTTCATTGCATTATACGGGTCCAAGGGGTCCTGTATCTTGTAAAAATATGGTGTCTGCTTCAGAAAATAAAGACCAATTGTTAGGTAAATTGAACAAAGAAATACAATTAGGTCGCATTGTTGGCCCATTTGATGTCCCGCCATTTAAAAACTTTCATTGCAGCCCAATAGGAGTTTTACCAAAGAAACAAGGTGGCTTTAGGTTAATTACCAATTTATCTGC
The window above is part of the Magallana gigas chromosome 10, xbMagGiga1.1, whole genome shotgun sequence genome. Proteins encoded here:
- the LOC105325105 gene encoding uncharacterized protein isoform X4, with the translated sequence MSTGMLRAGSSRRSKTKSPYARPARSTRSMPATDQARGPALATDQARATDPTLPTDQATTTSVQNIPQVPSSVPNACGMYSSPPAQMSTMPALEPQHSQLQGTSMSTVTSPLVAQHDIVMAFKKFEKKSMVVVMRTDTLMRVLAQF